DNA sequence from the Pedobacter schmidteae genome:
ATATTTTGCAGTTCCGTTGTTTTTGCCCAGGAAAAATACTGGCAACAGCATGTCCGCTATCAGATAGATGTGGCCCTGAACGATCAGGAAAAATCTCTTAAAGGGTTTGAAAAGATTGTTTATAAAAATAATTCTCCTTCGAGCCTTAATTTTATCTGGTTTCACATTTGGCCTAATGCCTATAAAAATGAAAATACAGCCTTGTTCCATCAGTTAAAGAATGATACTGCAAGGGCTTCCAAGCTGGAGAAGTATACTTATGGTAGTATTGAGGGATTGAACTTTAAAGTGAACGGCAAAGTTGCTGCTACAGAGAAACATCCAAATCCGCAATATATAGATGTAATTAAGCTTAAGTTGCCATCTCCTTTGAAACCGGGTGATTCGGTGGCTATTACTACCGATTTTAAAGTGAAATTGCCTTCTTATTTTTCGAGATCAGGCTTTGCCGACGGGGAATTTATGGTTTGCCAGTGGTATCCAAAACCTGCGGTATTTGACAAAAATGGCTGGCACGAGTTTCCATATCTGGATATGGGCGAGTTTTATAGCGATTATGCATCTTTTGATGTGAACATTACGGTGCCTTCCGATTACATCGTTGGTGCAACAGGCGTTTTGCAGAATGCAGATGAACTAGCCGCTTATAAAAGTATCGGTGCAAAAAATGTAGCGGATAGAAATGCAAAGCCTGTGTTGTATGTGCCGAAAAACAAGGGCGGGGTTAAAAAACTGAACTATAAAATCAACAATGTGCCCGACTTTGCCTGGTTTGCAGATAAAGGTTTCGTGATTCAGTACGATACCCTAAAACTGGAGTCGGGGAAAGTAGTTGATGCATTTACCTATTATCACAATAAAGACACCACTTTGTGGAATTATAGCATTGATTACGCCAAAGATGCAGTAAAGCGTTATAGTAAGTGGATTGGCGAGTATGAATATCCGGTAGTTCAGGTGGTTGAGGGGCCAAAAAACAATTCAAGTGGTGGAATGGAGTATCCAACCATTACACTGATTACCAGTCCGGATGCTAAAAAAGAATCTTTAGATGGGGTAATAGCGCATGAGGTAGGCCATAACTGGTTTATGAGTATGTTGGGGAGTAACGAAAGGCAGCATGCCTGGCAGGATGAAGGGCTGAACACTTATTTCCAGTTTAGATATGAAGCGGAAAAATACAGGTATAACTCGATATTTGGTGATGCGATTCCGATTGAAGTTCAGGCTTTACCGGTGGATAAATTTTTAAATGCCATTTACGGCGCTTTGAGTGGTATTCCTATGGAGTCGGCCATTGATGTGCCTTCAGATCAATTTAAAACATCAGATGACTATAGTACAGCTTCGTATTTAAAAACGGCTTTGTGGTTATATGTGCTGGAAGATGGAATAGGAAGGGACAAAATGGATAATGCCTTTAAATTGTATTTTAAACTTTGGAATGGAAAACATCCTCAGCCTTCTGATTTGAAGGCCGCCTTTGAGCAATCACTTGGTGTGAACCTCGATAAGTATTTTGAGTTGCTGCATAAGGCGGGCAAGTTTCAGTAAAACTGTTGCTGGTTTCGCTTTTTTGTTTGGGGGAACTGCAGCCAGAGGTAAACGATAAGCAGGAGTATAGTATATAAGGTATAGTTGAAAAGATCGTGGTGGTTTGCCTGGAGGATCGTTACCTGTGGTTTATAATATATTGAAATCAATGTAAACCGGATAATGTTCAATATCTGTATGGTGGCTAATCCCAGTACAAGGAAGATGAACCTTGAAAGCCAGGGCTTTGGAAAGGATAGTACAAAGCTTGCAAAGCAGCTCATGATGCCATATCCGAGGCAGGAATATACCAGTTTAAACCCTGCGTGTCCATGTACTTTTAAGGTGGTTTCAGTTGTGAAGACAGTGTAACCCATCATTTTTAGGATGCTGGCTGTTGCCGAAATGCTGAATTGTCGCCAGGTTTTGATGTAATTAAAATGTTGATCCAGGAAAGAAGAGTATAGTCGGCCTGGACTGGTTATTCCAATAATGCATAGGTGAAATCCATAAAACATTAAGAACATAAGTATAAAGGTAATTAGGAATCGATAGGAGGCTGCTGGGTATTGCATCGTTGATGTGGTTAAAAATATGTGGGTTGCCAGTAAAAATTAGTTCTTTTTTGGTTGTTGTACCACACGATACACTGTTTTATTTATAGGTGCTTGGTTATAATTGTAAAATGATATACAGGAGATAATTTATGGTAGGTATTACTACCACCGAATTAAAGAATATGGGTACTTTTGCGCCGATATTTATACAAGCAAAATGAAATTAGCAATTAATGGTTTTGGAAGAATAGGACGTATTTTTTTACGTACTGCGATAGCGAGAAACATCAATGTTGTGGCTATAAATGACCTGGGCGATCCGGCAACTTTAGCACACCTTTTTAAATATGATACGGTTCACCGTGGATTTAAAGGTGAAGTAAGCTATGAGGAAAATGGGCTGATCATTAATGGAAAGAAAATTCTGGTATACAGTAAAGCTAAGCCTGAGGATTTGCCCTGGGCAGATTTAGGTATTGATCTGGTTTTGGAATCGACCGGTAAATTTACAAGTCGCGCAGGTGCTGAACTTCATTTAAAAGCTGGTGCTAAGCAGGTATTGATATCAGCTCCCTCAGCTGATAAAGATGTGCCGATGGTTGTGCTTGGTGTAAATGACGGGGAGATAGATTTGACTGCTCCTATACTTTCAAATGCTTCCTGCACCACCAACAATGTGGCACCAATGGTAAAAATACTGGATGATAACTGGGGAATACTGGATGGTTATATTACTACGGTACACTCTATGACGGGTGATCAGAACCTGCACGATTCGCCGCATAAAGATTTGAGAAGGGCAAGGGCTGCTTCTGCATCTATTATTCCAACCAGTACTGGTGCTGCTAAAGCCATTACCAATATTTTTCCTCATCTGGAGGGGAAATTGGGCGGTGCTGGTATAAGAGTGCCGGTGTTAAATGGTTCTTTGACTGATTTTACCTGTATTTTGAAGTCGTCCACTACTACTGCCGAAATCAATAAGGCTTTTAAAAATGCGGCCAAAAATGAGATGAATGCTATAGTGGAATATACGGAAGACCCGATTGTTTCCGTTGATATTCTGGATAACTCGCATTCCTGTATTTTTGATGCACAACTGACCTCAATTGTGGGTGATCTGGTAAAGGTGGTGGGGTGGTATGACAATGAGTCGGGGTATTCGGCCAGATTGGTTGATCTGGTTCAAAAAATAGCAGTTAATCATGATTAAATATATCACAACACAAGACACTCTCGATTTGAGGAATAGGGTGCTGAGAAATAATGCAGGTGTTGAGAAATGTGTTTTTGATACGGATGAAACACAGGGTAATTTTCACCTGGGATGTTTTGTGGAGGGTAAGTTAATTTCTATTGCTACTTTTTATCCTGAAGATTATGAGGGGGCTGGTGTTGGAGGTTTCCGTTTACGAGGGATGGCAACAGATCCTGATTTTTCCGGTAAAGGCTATGGTGCCGATCTGATAAAATTTGCAATTAATAAGCTGAGATCTGTTAATGCTTCTTATATTTGGTGTCATGCGCGGAGTTCCGCGATTGGTTTTTATAAAAAGCTGGATTTTGAGGTCATCTCGGAGGAATTTGAGGTGACGGGGATAGGACCGCATTTTATAATGATCAGAACCATTTCATAAAAAAAACACAAACCAAACCTTATAACAAAAGAAAAGATTTAAAATGAGAACAATTGATCAATGCAATTTCAAGGATAAAAAGGCTTTAGTGCGGGTGGATTTTAACGTCCCTTTGGATAAAGATTTTAACATTACGGATGATAAAAGAATGCGTGCAGCATTGCCTACTATCAATAAAATATTGAATGACGGTGGTGCGGTGATCCTGATGTCTCATTTGGGGCGACCGAAAGGCGGGCCTGAAGATAAATACTCTTTGAAGCATATTCTAGGCGACTTGTCGAGGATGCTTGATCTGGAAGTGAAATTTGCGAATGACTGTGTGGGCGCTGAAGCAGTGGAAAAAGCAAAAAACCTGGTACCTGGTCAGGTTTTATTGTTAGAGAATCTAAGATTTTATGCCGAAGAAGAAAAAGGTGATCGTGATTTTGCCGAAAAATTGGCAAAATTGGGTAATGTATATGTAAATGATGCTTTTGGAACAGCGCACCGTGCACATGCATCTACAGCTATTGTTGCTGAGTTTTTTCCTGCGGAAAAATATTTCGGCTATCTAATGGCTGAGGAATTGAAAAATGCTGAAAAGGTAAACCATGGTGCGGATAAACCTTTTACAGCTATTATGGGTGGCGCTAAGGTGTCGGACAAAATATTGCTGATTGAAAGCTTATTGGAAAAAGTAGATAACCTGATCATTGGTGGCGGTATGGCTTATACTTTTGCTAAAGCCGCTGGTGGCGAGATTGGTACTTCGTTATTGGAGGAAGATAGAATGGCCTTGTGTTTGGAATTGGTAGAGAAAGCTAAAGCAAAAGGAGTAAACCTGTATTTGCCATTGGATACTGTTATTGCAGATAAGTTTGACAATGAGGCAAATAAAGGGACGGTTGATACGGGTGCAATTCCTGCGGATTGGATGGGATTGGATATTGGTCCTAAGACAATTGAATTGTTTTCAAAAGTGATTGCCGGTTCTAAAACATTGCTTTGGAATGGTCCGATGGGGGTGTTTGAGATGGCGAATTTTGAGCAGGGCACGCGTGCAATTGCGGATGCCGTTGTAGCGGCTACTCAGCAAAATGGTGCTTTCTCTTTAATTGGTGGTGGCGATTCTGCTGCGGCGATTGCCAAATTTAATTTAGAGGACAAGGTGAGTTATGTTTCTACCGGTGGTGGAGCCTTGCTTGAATATATGGAAGGTAAGGAGTTGCCTGGTGTTAAGGCAATTAATGACTAAAGTTTAGCTTATTTTTTAGGACAGGCGTTTCGTTTTTGCGAAACGCCTGTTTTGTTTACCACCACATTTTCTGCGTTTTTAAGGGTTTAAAGGCGTAAAATTGTTGGTATGAATTATGTTGATAATTTTTTGTGGTAGAATGTGGTAAAAAGTGGTAGAAATATCTATTTTTACACTACATAAAAAGTGCACATATAAAAATGGTTCAACTGTTAGGAGAATTTGATTGTAAATTGGATGCGAAAGGCCGCTTGATGGTTCCTTCGAATCTGAAAAAACAATTGCCTAATGTTGAGGATGAGGGACTTGTGATAAACCGCGGTTTTGAGAAGCATTTGGTGCTTTATCCAAAAAAAGTGTGGGAAAGCATGGTGGAGGAGATGAGTAAGTTGAACCAGTACGAACCAAAAACCAGAGCGTTTGTTCGTTATTTTACCCGCGGTGCGACATATTTAGCGCTTGATGCGACCGGAAGGGTGAATTTACCTAAGTCTTTATTGGAATCTGTGGGCATTGAAATCAGTGACGATCTGGTGTTGGCTTGTCAGATTGATAAGGTGGAGGTTTGGTCTAAGAAAGCTTATGAAGCTTTGTTTGATGACGAGCCTGAAGATTTTGCAATTCTTGCCCAGGAAGTGATGGGTAATAAAAACAGGAGGGGTGATGGAGAGTAATTATCATGTTCCTGTTTTGTTGAAAGAATGTATGGAGGGTTTAAATATTAAGCCTGATGGAGTATATGTGGATGTGACTTTTGGTGGTGGCGGACATTCTCGTGAGATACTTAAAAAATTGGGTAAGGATGGTGTGTTGATTGCTTTTGATCAGGATCCTGATGCGCAAAGAAATAAAATTGACGACCCACGTTTTCATTTTGTAGATCAGAATTTTGCTTTTCTTAAAAATAATCTCCGTTTGCTGGGTTTTAAAGCTGTAGATGGTATTTTGGCTGATTTAGGCGTTTCTTCTCATCAGTTTAATGAGCCGGAAAGGGGGTTTTCTACCCGTTTTGATGCGGCGTTGGATATGCGGATGGATAAGCAGGGTGCGCTTACTGCTGCTGATGTTTTGAATACTTATTCGGAAGATCAGTTGCATAAAATATTTGGTATATACGGAGAGGTTAAAAATGCGAAGTCTTTGGCAAGGGCAATTGTGACTGGGCGTGTTGATCGGCCAGTTTTGACACTCGTTGATTTTAAAGCGGTTGCTGCTGCTTATATTCCGAAAGGTAAGGAGCATAAATATATGGCGCAGGTTTTTCAGGCTTTGCGTATTGAGGTAAATGCAGAGATGAAGGTGCTGGAGGATTTTTTGGTGCAGACTGCAGATGTTATAAAGAGTGGTGGTCGTTTGGTGGTGATGTCTTATCACTCGCTGGAGGACAGGCCAGTTAAGAATTTTATCGCAAAGGGAAAGTTTAGAGGTGAGGTGGATAAGGATTTTTTCGGTAATGAGCAAAAGCCTTTTAAGGTGATTACCAGAAAGGCTATTGTGGCGGATGAGTTGGAGTTGCAACAGAATAGCCGGGCAAGGAGTGCCAAATTAAGAGTGGGGGAAAAGATATGAACAACAGGTTTAGAGAGCGCATCGAAGAGGAGCCGGAATTAGAGGAGGAGGAAGTAGCGCCTAAGCTAAAATCTAAACCTAAAACTGAGGCGACGGAGAGTGGTAATGCTTTTTTTAAAAAGCTGTTTACCGAAGGAGTGGTAAGTAAAGAGGCTGCAACGGAGATGTTGCCGTTTTTGATATTTATTTCGGTTTTGTGTATGCTGTATATCGCGAACAGTCATATGGCAGTGAAGAATATCAGAAATATTGACAAGTTAAATAAAGAAGTAAAAGAGCTGAGTTGGGAATATAAATCGCTGAAGGCTGACCTGATGTTTAAGAGTAAGTTGACGGAAGTAGCAAAGAAAGTAGATACGTTGGGGATTAAGGAACTGACTGAGCCGCCTAAAAAAATTGTAATAAACAGTAATGAATATTAGAGATAACATATTGTTGCGTGTTTATCTGGCTTTCGGCCTGATTGTACTGCTTGCCGTGGCGGTATTGGTCAGGTTATGCGATGTACAGTTTGTGGAGGGACATAAATGGCGTGCCATGGCCGATAGTCTCTCTACAAAGTATATCAATATTGAAGCTGCCAGGGGGAATATTTATTCGGTAGATGGTAGTCTGCTGGCTACTTCTATTCCTGAGTATGAATTGAGGATGGATATGTATGCCGGTG
Encoded proteins:
- a CDS encoding M1 family metallopeptidase; translation: MKKSLFILFIFCSSVVFAQEKYWQQHVRYQIDVALNDQEKSLKGFEKIVYKNNSPSSLNFIWFHIWPNAYKNENTALFHQLKNDTARASKLEKYTYGSIEGLNFKVNGKVAATEKHPNPQYIDVIKLKLPSPLKPGDSVAITTDFKVKLPSYFSRSGFADGEFMVCQWYPKPAVFDKNGWHEFPYLDMGEFYSDYASFDVNITVPSDYIVGATGVLQNADELAAYKSIGAKNVADRNAKPVLYVPKNKGGVKKLNYKINNVPDFAWFADKGFVIQYDTLKLESGKVVDAFTYYHNKDTTLWNYSIDYAKDAVKRYSKWIGEYEYPVVQVVEGPKNNSSGGMEYPTITLITSPDAKKESLDGVIAHEVGHNWFMSMLGSNERQHAWQDEGLNTYFQFRYEAEKYRYNSIFGDAIPIEVQALPVDKFLNAIYGALSGIPMESAIDVPSDQFKTSDDYSTASYLKTALWLYVLEDGIGRDKMDNAFKLYFKLWNGKHPQPSDLKAAFEQSLGVNLDKYFELLHKAGKFQ
- the xrtY gene encoding exosortase Y, giving the protein MQYPAASYRFLITFILMFLMFYGFHLCIIGITSPGRLYSSFLDQHFNYIKTWRQFSISATASILKMMGYTVFTTETTLKVHGHAGFKLVYSCLGYGIMSCFASFVLSFPKPWLSRFIFLVLGLATIQILNIIRFTLISIYYKPQVTILQANHHDLFNYTLYTILLLIVYLWLQFPQTKKRNQQQFY
- the gap gene encoding type I glyceraldehyde-3-phosphate dehydrogenase; its protein translation is MKLAINGFGRIGRIFLRTAIARNINVVAINDLGDPATLAHLFKYDTVHRGFKGEVSYEENGLIINGKKILVYSKAKPEDLPWADLGIDLVLESTGKFTSRAGAELHLKAGAKQVLISAPSADKDVPMVVLGVNDGEIDLTAPILSNASCTTNNVAPMVKILDDNWGILDGYITTVHSMTGDQNLHDSPHKDLRRARAASASIIPTSTGAAKAITNIFPHLEGKLGGAGIRVPVLNGSLTDFTCILKSSTTTAEINKAFKNAAKNEMNAIVEYTEDPIVSVDILDNSHSCIFDAQLTSIVGDLVKVVGWYDNESGYSARLVDLVQKIAVNHD
- a CDS encoding GNAT family N-acetyltransferase gives rise to the protein MIKYITTQDTLDLRNRVLRNNAGVEKCVFDTDETQGNFHLGCFVEGKLISIATFYPEDYEGAGVGGFRLRGMATDPDFSGKGYGADLIKFAINKLRSVNASYIWCHARSSAIGFYKKLDFEVISEEFEVTGIGPHFIMIRTIS
- a CDS encoding phosphoglycerate kinase, translated to MRTIDQCNFKDKKALVRVDFNVPLDKDFNITDDKRMRAALPTINKILNDGGAVILMSHLGRPKGGPEDKYSLKHILGDLSRMLDLEVKFANDCVGAEAVEKAKNLVPGQVLLLENLRFYAEEEKGDRDFAEKLAKLGNVYVNDAFGTAHRAHASTAIVAEFFPAEKYFGYLMAEELKNAEKVNHGADKPFTAIMGGAKVSDKILLIESLLEKVDNLIIGGGMAYTFAKAAGGEIGTSLLEEDRMALCLELVEKAKAKGVNLYLPLDTVIADKFDNEANKGTVDTGAIPADWMGLDIGPKTIELFSKVIAGSKTLLWNGPMGVFEMANFEQGTRAIADAVVAATQQNGAFSLIGGGDSAAAIAKFNLEDKVSYVSTGGGALLEYMEGKELPGVKAIND
- the mraZ gene encoding division/cell wall cluster transcriptional repressor MraZ; the protein is MVQLLGEFDCKLDAKGRLMVPSNLKKQLPNVEDEGLVINRGFEKHLVLYPKKVWESMVEEMSKLNQYEPKTRAFVRYFTRGATYLALDATGRVNLPKSLLESVGIEISDDLVLACQIDKVEVWSKKAYEALFDDEPEDFAILAQEVMGNKNRRGDGE
- the rsmH gene encoding 16S rRNA (cytosine(1402)-N(4))-methyltransferase RsmH, whose translation is MESNYHVPVLLKECMEGLNIKPDGVYVDVTFGGGGHSREILKKLGKDGVLIAFDQDPDAQRNKIDDPRFHFVDQNFAFLKNNLRLLGFKAVDGILADLGVSSHQFNEPERGFSTRFDAALDMRMDKQGALTAADVLNTYSEDQLHKIFGIYGEVKNAKSLARAIVTGRVDRPVLTLVDFKAVAAAYIPKGKEHKYMAQVFQALRIEVNAEMKVLEDFLVQTADVIKSGGRLVVMSYHSLEDRPVKNFIAKGKFRGEVDKDFFGNEQKPFKVITRKAIVADELELQQNSRARSAKLRVGEKI
- a CDS encoding FtsL-like putative cell division protein, coding for MNNRFRERIEEEPELEEEEVAPKLKSKPKTEATESGNAFFKKLFTEGVVSKEAATEMLPFLIFISVLCMLYIANSHMAVKNIRNIDKLNKEVKELSWEYKSLKADLMFKSKLTEVAKKVDTLGIKELTEPPKKIVINSNEY